A window from Solea senegalensis isolate Sse05_10M linkage group LG15, IFAPA_SoseM_1, whole genome shotgun sequence encodes these proteins:
- the nvl gene encoding nuclear valosin-containing protein-like isoform X3, with product MKNKGGGYMDSRLRQRVEQYLASSSREYVDLSDMAVELQRLYRVEYGRRNKTAFRIQVERIYEAVMKESGLNLLESKHLAKRAKHSHDVDGEGSSSSSEDSTDTELILGNAPTNHMNSSLTSLYRKGNPDSVTSSPRREERPDGNPVSAEAVAPAAGTLVSTGGWFIDRGRGHEKSNILIDLCDEEPANTMTNQSDVSMLEPEKSHRKSKKRTKKSSETIETQTLIKKAKSKSLELQYPTLKFEDVGGNDDMLTEVCKLLIHMRHPEVYQHLGMVPPRGFLLHGPPGCGKTLLAQAVAGELQLPMLKVSAPELVSGVSGESEQKLRELFDLAVSSAPCILFIDEIDAITPKREVASKDMERRIVAQLLTCMDDLNSLTVTAQVLVIGATNRPDSLDPALRRAGRFDKEICLGIPDEAARHRILKTLCRKLKLPQDFDYHQLARLTPGYVGADLMALCREAAMSAVNRALLQMREQRQTQSSTAELSASGSHTEAALTDQEVKEQQTTDMKTGSQEELGQSHVQGELWHLLHLLKSTDTLTEGELASLCILMSDFQASLSSIQPSAKREGFATVPDVTWENVGALQDIREELTMAILAPVRSPEQFRALGLSAPSGLLLAGPPGCGKTLLAKAVANESGLNFISVKGPELLNMYVGESERAVRQVFQRGRNSAPCVIFFDEIDALCPRRSGHESGASVRVVNQLLTEMDGLETRRQVFIMAATNRPDIIDPAVLRPGRLDKTLYVGLPPPADRHAILLTITKGGTKPQLEDDVSLEEIAFDERCDCFTGADLTALVREASVNALRAFLKSQDSTAATSGHSCSSGSVADIRVNRHNFEDAFVKVRPSVSKKDQKMYEQLRESLSR from the exons ATGAAGAACAAAGGTGGCGGCTACATGGACAGTCGCCTCAGACAAAGAGTGGAGCAG TATCTGGCGTCCAGCAGCAGGGAATATGTGGACCTTTCAGACATGGCTGTGGAACTACAAAGACTGTACAG agtgGAATATGGCAGAAGAAACAAGACGGCCTTCAGGATTCAAGTAGAGAGAA TTTATGAAGCTGTCATGAAAGAATCTGGGCTGAATCTTCTTGAGAGCAAACACTTGGCAAAGAGAGCCAAGCACAGCCACGACGTGGATGG tgagggcagcagcagcagctcagaggacTCCACAGACACTGAGCTCATTCTGGGAAACGCT CCCACCAACCACATGAACAGCTCTCTGACGTCCCTGTACCGGAAGGGAAACCCTGATTCTGTTACCAGCTCGCCCAGGAGAGAGGAGCGTCCTGACGGCAACCCTGTGAGTGCAGAAGCTGTGGCTCCCGCTGCAGGGACGCTGGTCTCCACAGGGGGCTGGTTCATCGACAGAGGGAGAGGTCATGAGAAGAGCAACATCCTCATCGACCTGTGTGACGAGGAGCCCGCCAACACAATGACAAAT CAGAGCGACGTGTCCATGCTGGAGCCTGAGAAATCCCACAGAAAGTCTAAGAAAAGGACAAAGAAGTCGAGTGAAACTATTGAGACTCAAACCCTTATAAAGAAAG CAAAGTCAAAGTCACTAGAGCTGCAGTATCCCACTCTGAAGTTTGAGGACGTAGGTGGAAATGACGACATGTTAACG GAGGTGTGTAAGCTGCTGATCCACATGCGCCACCCAGAGGTTTACCAGCATCTGGGGATGGTTCCTCCAAGAGGCTTCCTCCTCCATGGACCTCCAGGCTGTGGGAAGACCCTGCTGGCTCAGGCTGTGGCTGGT gaGCTGCAGCTGCCCATGTTGAAGGTGTCTGCTCCTGAGCTAGTGTCAGGAGTGTCTGGAGAGTCTGAACAGAAGCTCAGAGAGCTGTTTGACTTGGCTGTG AGCTCTGCCCCATGTATCCTGTTCATAGATGAGATCGATGCCATCACACCGAAGAGAGAGGTGGCCTCCAAGGACATGGAGAGGAGGATAGTAGCCCAGCTGCTAACCTGCATGGATG ACTTAAACAGTCTGACAGTGACCGCTCAGGTCCTGGTCATCGGCGCCACCAACAGGCCAGACTCTCTGGACCCTGCCCTCCGTAGAGCTGGACGCTTTGACAAAGAGATCTGCCTGGGGATCCCTGATGAAGCAGCCCGTCACAG GATCTTGAAGACGTTGTGTCGAAAGCTGAAGCTGCCTCAGGACTTTGACTACCACCAGCTGGCTCGCCTCACCCCAGGCTATGTGGGCGCTGACCTCATGGCTCTGTGCCGCGAAGCTGCCATGAGCGCCGTTAACAGGGCTCTGCTTCAGATGAGAGAACAAAGGCAGACTCAGAGCTCCACCGCAGAACTGTCAGCAAGCGGAAGTCACACCGAGGCTGCACTGACGGACCAAGAGGTCAAAGAGCAACAGACAACCGACATGAAGACAGGCTCTCAGGAAGAGTTAGGACAGAGTCACGTGCAG ggggagctgtgGCACCTTCTGCACCTGCTAAAGTCCACTGACACGCTGACAGAGGGTGAGCTGGCCAGTCTGTGCATCCTCATGTCAGACTTCCAGGCCTCACTGTCCAGTATACAGCCGTCAGCCAAGAGGGAGGGCTTTGCCACGGTGCCCGATGTCACGTGGGAGAATGTGGGAGCACTGCAGGACATCAGAGAGGAGCTGACCATGGCCATACTG GCCCCTGTGCGTTCTCCAGAGCAGTTCAGAGCCCTGGGGCTCAGCGCTCCGTCTGGACTGCTGCTGGCTGGACCTCCTGGATGTGGAAAGACTCTGCTTGCCAAG GCTGTGGCCAATGAATCAGGTCTCAACTTCATCTCTGTCAAAGGACCAGAGCTGCTCAACATG taCGTGGGAGAGAGTGAGCGAGCAGTCAGACAGGTGTTCCAGAGAGGACGCAACTCGGCTCCATGTGTCATCTTTTTTGACGAGATTGATGCTCTGTGTCCTCGACGCTCAGGTCATGAG tcagGAGCCAGTGTCCGGGTGGTTAACCAGCTGCTCACAGAGATGGACGGTTTAGAGACTCGACGGCAGGTCTTCATCATGGCTGCCACCAACAGACCAG ATATCATTGATCCTGCCGTCCTGAGGCCTGGTCGCCTGGATAAGACCTTGTACGTGGGTCTGCCTCCTCCAGCAGATCGCCATGCCATCCTGCTCACTATTACTAAG GGTGGAACCAAACCTCAGCTGGAGGATGACGTCAGTCTTGAAGAGATCGCTTTTGATGAGCGCTGTGATTGTTTCAC TGGTGCTGATCTGACGGCGTTGGTGAGGGAAGCTTCCGTTAACGCCCTGAGGGCCTTCCTCAAGTCCCAGGACTCTACAGCTGCGACTTCTG
- the nvl gene encoding nuclear valosin-containing protein-like isoform X1 encodes MKNKGGGYMDSRLRQRVEQYLASSSREYVDLSDMAVELQRLYRVEYGRRNKTAFRIQVERIYEAVMKESGLNLLESKHLAKRAKHSHDVDGEGSSSSSEDSTDTELILGNAPTNHMNSSLTSLYRKGNPDSVTSSPRREERPDGNPVSAEAVAPAAGTLVSTGGWFIDRGRGHEKSNILIDLCDEEPANTMTNQSDVSMLEPEKSHRKSKKRTKKSSETIETQTLIKKAKSKSLELQYPTLKFEDVGGNDDMLTEVCKLLIHMRHPEVYQHLGMVPPRGFLLHGPPGCGKTLLAQAVAGELQLPMLKVSAPELVSGVSGESEQKLRELFDLAVSSAPCILFIDEIDAITPKREVASKDMERRIVAQLLTCMDDLNSLTVTAQVLVIGATNRPDSLDPALRRAGRFDKEICLGIPDEAARHRILKTLCRKLKLPQDFDYHQLARLTPGYVGADLMALCREAAMSAVNRALLQMREQRQTQSSTAELSASGSHTEAALTDQEVKEQQTTDMKTGSQEELGQSHVQQGELWHLLHLLKSTDTLTEGELASLCILMSDFQASLSSIQPSAKREGFATVPDVTWENVGALQDIREELTMAILAPVRSPEQFRALGLSAPSGLLLAGPPGCGKTLLAKAVANESGLNFISVKGPELLNMYVGESERAVRQVFQRGRNSAPCVIFFDEIDALCPRRSGHESGASVRVVNQLLTEMDGLETRRQVFIMAATNRPDIIDPAVLRPGRLDKTLYVGLPPPADRHAILLTITKGGTKPQLEDDVSLEEIAFDERCDCFTGADLTALVREASVNALRAFLKSQDSTAATSGHSCSSGSVADIRVNRHNFEDAFVKVRPSVSKKDQKMYEQLRESLSR; translated from the exons ATGAAGAACAAAGGTGGCGGCTACATGGACAGTCGCCTCAGACAAAGAGTGGAGCAG TATCTGGCGTCCAGCAGCAGGGAATATGTGGACCTTTCAGACATGGCTGTGGAACTACAAAGACTGTACAG agtgGAATATGGCAGAAGAAACAAGACGGCCTTCAGGATTCAAGTAGAGAGAA TTTATGAAGCTGTCATGAAAGAATCTGGGCTGAATCTTCTTGAGAGCAAACACTTGGCAAAGAGAGCCAAGCACAGCCACGACGTGGATGG tgagggcagcagcagcagctcagaggacTCCACAGACACTGAGCTCATTCTGGGAAACGCT CCCACCAACCACATGAACAGCTCTCTGACGTCCCTGTACCGGAAGGGAAACCCTGATTCTGTTACCAGCTCGCCCAGGAGAGAGGAGCGTCCTGACGGCAACCCTGTGAGTGCAGAAGCTGTGGCTCCCGCTGCAGGGACGCTGGTCTCCACAGGGGGCTGGTTCATCGACAGAGGGAGAGGTCATGAGAAGAGCAACATCCTCATCGACCTGTGTGACGAGGAGCCCGCCAACACAATGACAAAT CAGAGCGACGTGTCCATGCTGGAGCCTGAGAAATCCCACAGAAAGTCTAAGAAAAGGACAAAGAAGTCGAGTGAAACTATTGAGACTCAAACCCTTATAAAGAAAG CAAAGTCAAAGTCACTAGAGCTGCAGTATCCCACTCTGAAGTTTGAGGACGTAGGTGGAAATGACGACATGTTAACG GAGGTGTGTAAGCTGCTGATCCACATGCGCCACCCAGAGGTTTACCAGCATCTGGGGATGGTTCCTCCAAGAGGCTTCCTCCTCCATGGACCTCCAGGCTGTGGGAAGACCCTGCTGGCTCAGGCTGTGGCTGGT gaGCTGCAGCTGCCCATGTTGAAGGTGTCTGCTCCTGAGCTAGTGTCAGGAGTGTCTGGAGAGTCTGAACAGAAGCTCAGAGAGCTGTTTGACTTGGCTGTG AGCTCTGCCCCATGTATCCTGTTCATAGATGAGATCGATGCCATCACACCGAAGAGAGAGGTGGCCTCCAAGGACATGGAGAGGAGGATAGTAGCCCAGCTGCTAACCTGCATGGATG ACTTAAACAGTCTGACAGTGACCGCTCAGGTCCTGGTCATCGGCGCCACCAACAGGCCAGACTCTCTGGACCCTGCCCTCCGTAGAGCTGGACGCTTTGACAAAGAGATCTGCCTGGGGATCCCTGATGAAGCAGCCCGTCACAG GATCTTGAAGACGTTGTGTCGAAAGCTGAAGCTGCCTCAGGACTTTGACTACCACCAGCTGGCTCGCCTCACCCCAGGCTATGTGGGCGCTGACCTCATGGCTCTGTGCCGCGAAGCTGCCATGAGCGCCGTTAACAGGGCTCTGCTTCAGATGAGAGAACAAAGGCAGACTCAGAGCTCCACCGCAGAACTGTCAGCAAGCGGAAGTCACACCGAGGCTGCACTGACGGACCAAGAGGTCAAAGAGCAACAGACAACCGACATGAAGACAGGCTCTCAGGAAGAGTTAGGACAGAGTCACGTGCAG cagggggagctgtgGCACCTTCTGCACCTGCTAAAGTCCACTGACACGCTGACAGAGGGTGAGCTGGCCAGTCTGTGCATCCTCATGTCAGACTTCCAGGCCTCACTGTCCAGTATACAGCCGTCAGCCAAGAGGGAGGGCTTTGCCACGGTGCCCGATGTCACGTGGGAGAATGTGGGAGCACTGCAGGACATCAGAGAGGAGCTGACCATGGCCATACTG GCCCCTGTGCGTTCTCCAGAGCAGTTCAGAGCCCTGGGGCTCAGCGCTCCGTCTGGACTGCTGCTGGCTGGACCTCCTGGATGTGGAAAGACTCTGCTTGCCAAG GCTGTGGCCAATGAATCAGGTCTCAACTTCATCTCTGTCAAAGGACCAGAGCTGCTCAACATG taCGTGGGAGAGAGTGAGCGAGCAGTCAGACAGGTGTTCCAGAGAGGACGCAACTCGGCTCCATGTGTCATCTTTTTTGACGAGATTGATGCTCTGTGTCCTCGACGCTCAGGTCATGAG tcagGAGCCAGTGTCCGGGTGGTTAACCAGCTGCTCACAGAGATGGACGGTTTAGAGACTCGACGGCAGGTCTTCATCATGGCTGCCACCAACAGACCAG ATATCATTGATCCTGCCGTCCTGAGGCCTGGTCGCCTGGATAAGACCTTGTACGTGGGTCTGCCTCCTCCAGCAGATCGCCATGCCATCCTGCTCACTATTACTAAG GGTGGAACCAAACCTCAGCTGGAGGATGACGTCAGTCTTGAAGAGATCGCTTTTGATGAGCGCTGTGATTGTTTCAC TGGTGCTGATCTGACGGCGTTGGTGAGGGAAGCTTCCGTTAACGCCCTGAGGGCCTTCCTCAAGTCCCAGGACTCTACAGCTGCGACTTCTG
- the nvl gene encoding nuclear valosin-containing protein-like isoform X2, with product MKNKGGGYMDSRLRQRVEQYLASSSREYVDLSDMAVELQRLYRVEYGRRNKTAFRIQVERIYEAVMKESGLNLLESKHLAKRAKHSHDVDGEGSSSSSEDSTDTELILGNAPTNHMNSSLTSLYRKGNPDSVTSSPRREERPDGNPVSAEAVAPAAGTLVSTGGWFIDRGRGHEKSNILIDLCDEEPANTMTNSDVSMLEPEKSHRKSKKRTKKSSETIETQTLIKKAKSKSLELQYPTLKFEDVGGNDDMLTEVCKLLIHMRHPEVYQHLGMVPPRGFLLHGPPGCGKTLLAQAVAGELQLPMLKVSAPELVSGVSGESEQKLRELFDLAVSSAPCILFIDEIDAITPKREVASKDMERRIVAQLLTCMDDLNSLTVTAQVLVIGATNRPDSLDPALRRAGRFDKEICLGIPDEAARHRILKTLCRKLKLPQDFDYHQLARLTPGYVGADLMALCREAAMSAVNRALLQMREQRQTQSSTAELSASGSHTEAALTDQEVKEQQTTDMKTGSQEELGQSHVQQGELWHLLHLLKSTDTLTEGELASLCILMSDFQASLSSIQPSAKREGFATVPDVTWENVGALQDIREELTMAILAPVRSPEQFRALGLSAPSGLLLAGPPGCGKTLLAKAVANESGLNFISVKGPELLNMYVGESERAVRQVFQRGRNSAPCVIFFDEIDALCPRRSGHESGASVRVVNQLLTEMDGLETRRQVFIMAATNRPDIIDPAVLRPGRLDKTLYVGLPPPADRHAILLTITKGGTKPQLEDDVSLEEIAFDERCDCFTGADLTALVREASVNALRAFLKSQDSTAATSGHSCSSGSVADIRVNRHNFEDAFVKVRPSVSKKDQKMYEQLRESLSR from the exons ATGAAGAACAAAGGTGGCGGCTACATGGACAGTCGCCTCAGACAAAGAGTGGAGCAG TATCTGGCGTCCAGCAGCAGGGAATATGTGGACCTTTCAGACATGGCTGTGGAACTACAAAGACTGTACAG agtgGAATATGGCAGAAGAAACAAGACGGCCTTCAGGATTCAAGTAGAGAGAA TTTATGAAGCTGTCATGAAAGAATCTGGGCTGAATCTTCTTGAGAGCAAACACTTGGCAAAGAGAGCCAAGCACAGCCACGACGTGGATGG tgagggcagcagcagcagctcagaggacTCCACAGACACTGAGCTCATTCTGGGAAACGCT CCCACCAACCACATGAACAGCTCTCTGACGTCCCTGTACCGGAAGGGAAACCCTGATTCTGTTACCAGCTCGCCCAGGAGAGAGGAGCGTCCTGACGGCAACCCTGTGAGTGCAGAAGCTGTGGCTCCCGCTGCAGGGACGCTGGTCTCCACAGGGGGCTGGTTCATCGACAGAGGGAGAGGTCATGAGAAGAGCAACATCCTCATCGACCTGTGTGACGAGGAGCCCGCCAACACAATGACAAAT AGCGACGTGTCCATGCTGGAGCCTGAGAAATCCCACAGAAAGTCTAAGAAAAGGACAAAGAAGTCGAGTGAAACTATTGAGACTCAAACCCTTATAAAGAAAG CAAAGTCAAAGTCACTAGAGCTGCAGTATCCCACTCTGAAGTTTGAGGACGTAGGTGGAAATGACGACATGTTAACG GAGGTGTGTAAGCTGCTGATCCACATGCGCCACCCAGAGGTTTACCAGCATCTGGGGATGGTTCCTCCAAGAGGCTTCCTCCTCCATGGACCTCCAGGCTGTGGGAAGACCCTGCTGGCTCAGGCTGTGGCTGGT gaGCTGCAGCTGCCCATGTTGAAGGTGTCTGCTCCTGAGCTAGTGTCAGGAGTGTCTGGAGAGTCTGAACAGAAGCTCAGAGAGCTGTTTGACTTGGCTGTG AGCTCTGCCCCATGTATCCTGTTCATAGATGAGATCGATGCCATCACACCGAAGAGAGAGGTGGCCTCCAAGGACATGGAGAGGAGGATAGTAGCCCAGCTGCTAACCTGCATGGATG ACTTAAACAGTCTGACAGTGACCGCTCAGGTCCTGGTCATCGGCGCCACCAACAGGCCAGACTCTCTGGACCCTGCCCTCCGTAGAGCTGGACGCTTTGACAAAGAGATCTGCCTGGGGATCCCTGATGAAGCAGCCCGTCACAG GATCTTGAAGACGTTGTGTCGAAAGCTGAAGCTGCCTCAGGACTTTGACTACCACCAGCTGGCTCGCCTCACCCCAGGCTATGTGGGCGCTGACCTCATGGCTCTGTGCCGCGAAGCTGCCATGAGCGCCGTTAACAGGGCTCTGCTTCAGATGAGAGAACAAAGGCAGACTCAGAGCTCCACCGCAGAACTGTCAGCAAGCGGAAGTCACACCGAGGCTGCACTGACGGACCAAGAGGTCAAAGAGCAACAGACAACCGACATGAAGACAGGCTCTCAGGAAGAGTTAGGACAGAGTCACGTGCAG cagggggagctgtgGCACCTTCTGCACCTGCTAAAGTCCACTGACACGCTGACAGAGGGTGAGCTGGCCAGTCTGTGCATCCTCATGTCAGACTTCCAGGCCTCACTGTCCAGTATACAGCCGTCAGCCAAGAGGGAGGGCTTTGCCACGGTGCCCGATGTCACGTGGGAGAATGTGGGAGCACTGCAGGACATCAGAGAGGAGCTGACCATGGCCATACTG GCCCCTGTGCGTTCTCCAGAGCAGTTCAGAGCCCTGGGGCTCAGCGCTCCGTCTGGACTGCTGCTGGCTGGACCTCCTGGATGTGGAAAGACTCTGCTTGCCAAG GCTGTGGCCAATGAATCAGGTCTCAACTTCATCTCTGTCAAAGGACCAGAGCTGCTCAACATG taCGTGGGAGAGAGTGAGCGAGCAGTCAGACAGGTGTTCCAGAGAGGACGCAACTCGGCTCCATGTGTCATCTTTTTTGACGAGATTGATGCTCTGTGTCCTCGACGCTCAGGTCATGAG tcagGAGCCAGTGTCCGGGTGGTTAACCAGCTGCTCACAGAGATGGACGGTTTAGAGACTCGACGGCAGGTCTTCATCATGGCTGCCACCAACAGACCAG ATATCATTGATCCTGCCGTCCTGAGGCCTGGTCGCCTGGATAAGACCTTGTACGTGGGTCTGCCTCCTCCAGCAGATCGCCATGCCATCCTGCTCACTATTACTAAG GGTGGAACCAAACCTCAGCTGGAGGATGACGTCAGTCTTGAAGAGATCGCTTTTGATGAGCGCTGTGATTGTTTCAC TGGTGCTGATCTGACGGCGTTGGTGAGGGAAGCTTCCGTTAACGCCCTGAGGGCCTTCCTCAAGTCCCAGGACTCTACAGCTGCGACTTCTG